The candidate division KSB1 bacterium nucleotide sequence TCCCATAAGATTTCATACATGTTCTCGCCTGGACGTTTTCCGGTAAATTCTATAGCGATATCTTGATCGGGCTCAAAACCGGATAAGCTAATCAGGTGACGCGCCATGTCCACAACTTTTACCGGCTCGCCCATATCGAGCACATAAGTTTCACCACCCTTGCCGATGATACTGGCCTGTAAAATCAAAGCGACTGCTTCCGGAATTGTCATAAAATAGCGAGTCATTCCGGGATCGGTAACGGTGATTGGACCCCCCTTGGCAATCTGCTTTTGAAACAAAGTAACCACACTGCCATTGCTTCCCAGGACGTTCCCCAAACGGACTATGGTAAACGTTGTTTTATTTTCGCGATTAGCTCCCTGCACATAGAGTTCAGCCAACCGCTTTGAAGCGCCCATCACGCTGGCAGGCTCGACGGCCTTGTCAGTGGATATCAAAACAAAAGTCCTGACGTTGTGCTTTTTAGATGCGTCCGCGAGAGTCATTGTACCTTTGAGATTATTTTTGATTGCCTCTTCGGGATTCATCTCCATAAGAGGCACGTGCTTATGTGCGGCTGCATGAAAAACCATCGCTGGTTTGAACTCGCTCATGACCCGATCGACTTTTGCAGGATCGCAGACACTCCCTACAACCGTAGCAAACCCACCTGCCCAGCGGGTTTGCAGATCATTGCTTAGGTAAAACAAACTGTTTTCCGAATGATCGAACATGACAAGTTTCTCAGGCTTGTATTCCATGATTTGCCAGCAAAGCTCTTGACCAATCGAGCCTCCCGCACCGGTTACCATTACAACCCGTCCTCTGATCATTTCGGCGATTCGTTCGCCATCTGTGTTAACGACATCTCTTCCGAGCAAATCTTCTATCTTTAAATCCCGCAATTGATTTAATGTTACATTTCCATTCATCAACTCACGAGGTCCGGGAACAGTCTTGAAGTCAACTCCGGTGGTTTCACAATAAGTGACAATTTTTCGCATCTCACGTGCTTTGGCCGAAGGCGTCGCGATAATGATCTGTTCAATATTTAATATTTTTCTGCTCAACCAATTGTGGAATATGTGACTATCCCCCAGAAATCATAAATAGTCAGGTTTTAATTATTTGAAAATAATAGGAGTTAAGTATGTAGAAAAAGATAGAAAAAAGGCTCCTGAATCCTTATCTTTAGGTAGCTGTACTGAACTAAAGAGAAGGAGGAGCCTTGATGAAAGGTAAAGAATTATTGGTTCGCATCCAAGGAAAATATCATTATTATTTAGGGTCGTTTTTCGGGTTATTTTAGCCGTCCTGATTGGAAGTTTCTATGCCAGATGTGTTTTGGTGTTTTGAGAGTGGTGAGGTGAAGTTATCGAAAATTGCTCAGGCGTTGAGTGAGGGAATTAGTATGAAGAAGACGACGGAGCGTTTGGCCCGTCATTTAGGTCGGGTCGGTTTTTGGGGAAAGATA carries:
- a CDS encoding polysaccharide biosynthesis protein, producing the protein MSRKILNIEQIIIATPSAKAREMRKIVTYCETTGVDFKTVPGPRELMNGNVTLNQLRDLKIEDLLGRDVVNTDGERIAEMIRGRVVMVTGAGGSIGQELCWQIMEYKPEKLVMFDHSENSLFYLSNDLQTRWAGGFATVVGSVCDPAKVDRVMSEFKPAMVFHAAAHKHVPLMEMNPEEAIKNNLKGTMTLADASKKHNVRTFVLISTDKAVEPASVMGASKRLAELYVQGANRENKTTFTIVRLGNVLGSNGSVVTLFQKQIAKGGPITVTDPGMTRYFMTIPEAVALILQASIIGKGGETYVLDMGEPVKVVDMARHLISLSGFEPDQDIAIEFTGKRPGENMYEILWDKNEQPIRTEYEKILVANSNGHDYWYMMQQLDEILKLAETMQRERMFAKMKELIPSYQTEENGVVVVDQGQAAVVKS